A genomic stretch from Engraulis encrasicolus isolate BLACKSEA-1 chromosome 10, IST_EnEncr_1.0, whole genome shotgun sequence includes:
- the bin2a gene encoding bridging integrator 2a yields MESRKTSVTTATSPTSTGAGVFAKRVQRQFSRAQERVLQKLGKSEETKDEEFEYYVQDLSDQQSDGSRIYKDLKAYLNAVKVMREASKRLSHSLFDSYESEWNGLDDLGAIVEGEDLLWNDYEAKILDQSMRTMESYMSQFPDVKERVAKRNRKLVDYDSSRHHLEVVQNAKKPDEVKIDKAEEEMQAAKAVYEDINKELKEELPVLFGSRIGCYVTVFQAIANLRDTLYKELTTINRDFQDVLSDLKAQHPDKVFAINTLQRSASLKRRSLISPRSWRASFNELHANMSPRGSLRRKPTSPLRGVERPSLEGYSPDPRPPPTPDPSRSSLAEVNDETSSISSDHPPAEGLNGASGASEEVEKVEKEEEVKPPEEDKGGEPETEPEPEPEPEPEPASEAASAGDPGKEDGAGGGGIPEPADSTPSQPKVEEEAVTASHTDTSKTPDSSQVALENGETSDSPHAEANGSASHGKGVAAEASGPDRETVM; encoded by the exons ATGGAGTCGCGTAAGACAAGTGTCACTACGGCCACCAGTCCAACTTCAACAGGAGCCGGGGTCTTTGCCAAGCGGGTACAGCGTCAGTTCAGCAGAGCCCAAGAGAGG GTCTTACAGAAGCTTGGGAAAAGTGAGGAAACTAAGGATGAGGAATTTGAATATTATGTGCAGGATCTAAGCGACCAGCag AGTGATGGAAGCAGGATTTACAAAGACCTAAAAGCCTACCTTAATGCCGTGAAAG TCATGAGAGAGGCCTCCAAACGGCTGTCCCATTCTCTCTTTGATTCCTACGAAAGTGAGTGGAATGGATTGGATGATCTGGGCGCCATCGTGGAG GGAGAAGATCTTTTATGGAATGACTATGAGGCCAAAATCTTGGACCAAAGCATGCGCACCATGGAGTCCTACATGAGCCAGTTTCCAGATGTCAAA GAGAGGGTAGCCAAACGCAACAGGAAGCTGGTGGACTACGATTCGTCACGCCACCACCTAGAGGTGGTGCAAAACGCCAAGAAGCCAGACGAGGTGAAAATAGACAAG GCTGAGGAAGAGATGCAGGCCGCAAAGGCTGTTTATGAAGACATCAACAAAGAGCTCAAAGAGGAACTGCCTGTCCTTTTCGGGAG CCGTATTGGATGCTATGTGACAGTGTTCCAAGCCATTGCCAACCTGAGGGACACCTTGTACAAAGAGCTGACCACG ATAAATCGAGACTTCCAGGATGTCCTCAGTGATTTGAAAGCTCAGCATCCAGACAAAGTATTTGCTATCAACACTCTTCAGCG CTCTGCATCCCTGAAGAGGAGGTCCCTGATCTCCCCTAGGTCCTGGAGGGCAAGCTTCAATGAGCTCCACGCAAACATGAGCCCAAGAGGCTCCCTAAG GAGGAAACCTACCAGCCCTCTGCGGGGTGTGGAGAGGCCCTCGCTGGAAGGATACAGCCCAGATCCCCGACCGCCTCCCACCCCAGACCCATCCAGATCCTCCCTAGCTGAGGTCAACGACGAGACCAGCTCGATCTCCTCAGACCATCCGCCGGCCGAGGGGCTAAACGGGGCCAGCGGTGCCagcgaggaggtggagaaggtggagaaagaggaggaggtgaagccaCCTGAGGAGGACAAAGGAGGAGAACCGGAAACGGAGccagagccggagccggagccagaGCCCGAGCCTGCATCAGAGGCAGCAAGTGCTGGGGATCCAGGTAAAGAGgatggagctggaggaggaggaattcCAGAGCCAGCGGACAGCACTCCATCTCAACCAAAGGTGGAAGAGGAAGCAGTGACGGCCAGCCACACTGACACCAGCAAGACTCCCGACAGCAGCCAAGTGGCACTAGAGAACGGAGAGACGTCTGACAGTCCACATGCGGAGGCCAATGGGTCAGCCTCACACGGCAAA
- the si:ch211-210c8.6 gene encoding uncharacterized protein si:ch211-210c8.6, translating into MFDFSLIYPMLLDLQDTVMGSTLAKCAATDLGIQWVGWAVASLFKTEKFYDLAGSGTFIALAHLSRVWGGSGHLRQNIQTGLVTAWGLRLGTFLFLRILKEGQDRRFNGVRDSPGTFFVYWTIQALWVFITLLPTLILNSERRDVPLGPRDYVGWGVWGLGFATEAIADQQKWNFKRDPDNAGKFIQSGLWSLSRHPNYCGEILQWTGLFVSASSVMRGYQNLSVVSPLFLWFLLRYVSGIPILEKQGMKKWGSDPAYQTYVQNTPLLWPWPKF; encoded by the exons ATGTTCGATTTCTCTCTGATATATCCTATGCTTCTGGATCTCCAGGACACCGTCATGGGGAGCACATTAGCCAAATGCGCCGCTACCGACCTAGGCATTCAGTGGGTTGGGTGGGCAGTCGCGTCCCTTTTTAAAACCGAAAAGTTTTACGATTTAGCAG GATCCGGCACTTTTATAGCCTTGGCTCACCTGAGTCGTGTCTGGGGAGGGAGTGGACACCTGCGGCAGAACATACAGACGGGCCTGGTTACAGCGTGGGGACTGAG GCTTGGAACTTTCCTCTTCCTGAGGATTCTGAAGGAGGGACAAGACCGCAGGTTTAATGGAGTCAGAGACAGCCCTGGGACATTCTTTGTCTACTGGACTATACAGG CTCTCTGGGTCTTCATCACCTTGCTGCCCACGCTCATTCTCAATAGTGAAAGGAGGGATGTTCCACTGGGGCCGAGAGACTACGTGGGCTGGGGCGTCTGGGGACTAGGATTCGCCACAGAAGCCATCGCAGACCAGCAGAAGTGGAACTTCAAACGCGACCCTGATAACGCG GGCAAGTTCATCCAGAGTGGCCTGTGGTCCTTGAGCCGCCACCCGAACTACTGTGGGGAGATCCTGCAGTGGACTGGGCTGTTCGTGTCGGCCTCCTCGGTCATGCGCGGGTACCAGAACCTCAGCGTGGTGTCCCCTCTGTTCCTGTGGTTCCTGCTGCGCTACGTCAGTGGAATCCCCATCCTGGAGAAACAGGGCATGAAGAAGTGGGGATCCGACCCCGCCTACCAGACCTACGTGCAGAACACTCCCCTCCTCTGGCCATGGCCCAAGTTCTAG